The following are from one region of the bacterium genome:
- a CDS encoding zinc ribbon domain-containing protein, which yields MSEANDLIPCPICGEPIRAVAKKCRFCGEDLVANAKRQEVSEEKLVYKGEIPVFYSVGQIILLIFLLLLFVIPGLVYLICRWYESASNRFTITTQRLGIETGWLSKGGENIELFRIDDFGINSPIGMKLMGWSLLIFRSSDRTGGAVQVLVPVERQTEIATTVRQAIFDQREFRKILTHARS from the coding sequence ATGTCCGAAGCGAACGACCTGATCCCGTGCCCGATTTGTGGGGAGCCCATCCGGGCGGTGGCGAAGAAGTGCCGGTTCTGCGGCGAGGACCTCGTGGCGAACGCGAAGCGCCAGGAGGTTTCCGAGGAGAAGCTGGTCTACAAGGGGGAAATCCCGGTGTTCTACAGCGTCGGGCAGATCATCCTGCTGATCTTCCTGCTGCTGCTGTTCGTCATCCCCGGGCTGGTCTACCTGATCTGCCGCTGGTACGAGTCGGCGTCGAACCGGTTCACGATCACGACGCAGCGGCTGGGCATCGAGACGGGCTGGCTCAGCAAGGGCGGTGAGAACATCGAGCTGTTCCGGATCGACGACTTCGGCATCAATTCGCCCATCGGGATGAAGCTGATGGGGTGGTCGTTGCTCATCTTCCGGTCCAGCGACCGGACCGGTGGCGCGGTGCAGGTCCTTGTCCCGGTCGAGCGTCAGACGGAGATCGCGACGACGGTGCGGCAGGCGATCTTCGACCAGCGTGAGTTCCGCAAGATCCTGACGCACGCGAGGTCGTAG
- a CDS encoding protein phosphatase 2C domain-containing protein, producing MEMRANADSAYVIGAAHRVCQDYARCGRTQEGRPYAIVSDGCSGSPDTDVGARLLTLSCEVGIGRISSMADPAWWCWGAMEVIDLRRRLFQKTCWNLDPLAMDATLVFALGQRSSAFVSCTGDGVIAARDPGGALRIWEVEAPDGYPRYANYLVDDQRMAAVLQREEWVARGPDGEELRCRGVQPFQRTIEDAAVVAVFSDGVRSFLDADHQPIPSEVIVGELMAFKGLQGVFVQRRLQAFLRKAAQRGWRHDDDLSMGAVVLERAEGSA from the coding sequence ATGGAGATGCGGGCGAACGCGGACAGCGCCTACGTCATCGGGGCGGCCCACCGGGTCTGCCAGGACTACGCCCGGTGCGGACGGACGCAAGAGGGCCGCCCCTACGCCATCGTCTCGGACGGCTGCTCGGGCAGCCCCGACACGGACGTTGGCGCGCGGCTGCTCACCCTGAGCTGCGAGGTTGGAATAGGCCGCATTTCTTCCATGGCAGATCCCGCGTGGTGGTGTTGGGGCGCCATGGAGGTGATCGACCTCCGGCGCCGTCTGTTCCAGAAAACGTGCTGGAATCTGGACCCATTGGCGATGGACGCCACGTTGGTCTTCGCCCTGGGCCAAAGATCCTCGGCCTTCGTCTCGTGCACCGGGGACGGCGTGATCGCCGCCCGGGACCCGGGGGGCGCCCTGCGGATCTGGGAAGTTGAGGCTCCCGACGGATACCCTCGCTACGCCAACTACCTCGTGGACGACCAGCGCATGGCGGCCGTGCTGCAGCGTGAGGAGTGGGTGGCGCGTGGCCCGGATGGCGAGGAGCTGCGATGCCGGGGCGTGCAGCCCTTCCAGCGGACCATCGAGGACGCCGCCGTCGTGGCTGTGTTCAGCGATGGTGTGCGCTCCTTCCTGGATGCGGACCACCAGCCCATCCCCTCTGAGGTGATCGTGGGCGAGTTGATGGCGTTCAAGGGGCTCCAGGGCGTGTTTGTGCAGCGGCGCCTCCAGGCGTTCCTGCGGAAGGCCGCTCAGCGGGGATGGCGCCACGATGACGACCTCAGCATGGGCGCGGTGGTCCTGGAGCGCGCGGAGGGCAGCGCATGA
- a CDS encoding co-chaperone GroES → MDDNVAKAVMMQGDYILIQRDKPAERRTPGGVVLPAKAQQPLSWAQVLAVGPQAGAVQVQDRVLLGQFAGSDVDIGDHRYTVIRTEDVFAIAPRDGSSVSPAGPICG, encoded by the coding sequence ATGGATGACAACGTTGCCAAGGCGGTGATGATGCAAGGGGACTACATCCTGATCCAGCGCGACAAGCCGGCGGAGCGCCGGACCCCCGGGGGGGTCGTGCTGCCCGCCAAGGCGCAACAGCCGCTGTCGTGGGCGCAGGTGCTGGCGGTCGGGCCCCAGGCCGGCGCGGTGCAGGTCCAGGATCGCGTACTTCTGGGCCAGTTCGCTGGGAGCGACGTGGATATCGGCGATCATCGGTACACCGTGATCCGCACCGAGGACGTCTTCGCAATTGCCCCCCGCGATGGATCCTCCGTTTCCCCCGCTGGTCCGATTTGCGGTTGA
- a CDS encoding SEC-C metal-binding domain-containing protein, protein MKIGRNDQCPCGSGRKYKVCCLRRWYHFDPVMTCHVCGEPRPLAELQFFHGLEIRGALSRACVACVEEAARDEAAGRDP, encoded by the coding sequence ATGAAGATCGGTCGCAACGACCAATGTCCATGCGGATCCGGCAGGAAGTACAAGGTGTGCTGCCTGCGCCGCTGGTACCATTTCGATCCGGTCATGACGTGCCACGTCTGCGGCGAGCCCAGGCCGCTGGCGGAGCTGCAGTTCTTCCACGGCCTGGAGATCCGTGGCGCGCTCTCCCGCGCGTGTGTGGCGTGCGTGGAGGAGGCCGCCAGGGACGAGGCCGCGGGGAGGGACCCTTGA
- a CDS encoding vWA domain-containing protein, with product MPKINDLSMEERALPTTAFGYSATRLDALGAAEYTLVTLAVDVSGSVGPYAADMEQAIREVVNACKLSPRADNLMLRMITFNDHMREVHGFKLLANCNLDDYRGCLSCGGMTALFDAAEHAVHAQADYARTLVGSDYAVNGVAVIISDGCDNASAGGPGQVRAQLERAIQSEALESQVSILVGVGVGNDPQVSGALVAFQQEAGIGQYVETKDASARTLAKLAAFVSKSISAQSQALGTGGPSQPMSFSL from the coding sequence ATGCCGAAGATCAACGACCTGTCCATGGAGGAGCGCGCGCTCCCGACCACCGCGTTCGGGTACAGCGCCACGCGCCTGGACGCCCTGGGGGCGGCCGAGTACACCCTGGTCACGCTGGCCGTGGACGTGAGCGGGTCCGTGGGGCCCTACGCTGCGGATATGGAGCAGGCCATCCGCGAGGTGGTCAACGCCTGCAAGCTGTCTCCCCGGGCCGACAACCTGATGCTGCGGATGATCACCTTCAACGACCACATGCGGGAGGTGCACGGCTTCAAGCTGCTCGCCAACTGCAACCTCGACGACTACCGCGGCTGCCTGTCGTGCGGCGGCATGACGGCGCTGTTCGACGCGGCGGAGCACGCCGTGCACGCGCAGGCCGACTACGCGCGTACCCTGGTCGGCAGCGACTACGCCGTGAACGGGGTGGCCGTGATCATCTCCGACGGCTGCGACAACGCCTCCGCGGGGGGCCCGGGGCAGGTGCGGGCGCAGCTGGAGCGCGCCATCCAGTCCGAGGCGCTGGAGAGCCAGGTGTCCATCCTGGTGGGCGTCGGGGTGGGCAACGACCCGCAGGTGAGCGGCGCCCTGGTCGCCTTCCAGCAGGAGGCTGGGATCGGACAGTACGTCGAGACCAAGGACGCGAGCGCGCGGACGCTGGCCAAGTTGGCGGCCTTCGTGAGCAAGAGCATCAGCGCCCAGTCCCAGGCGCTCGGAACCGGCGGCCCCTCGCAGCCGATGTCCTTCAGCCTCTGA
- a CDS encoding ribosomal protein L7/L12 — MAEKKKKQQTADEMEAEIATLREHLPQLRAENDAFREKIYDLEEQRSILAKEAMEDDEQRERVADILDRLRMPDPIDHLRLLAAIADLRGSVVDVPAFLKEVDAGLHPGSAEQKYDVILQMVGERKINVIKEIRELTGLGLKDSKDLTDCAPSTVMMGVSKEEADRAVRLLAEAGATASIR, encoded by the coding sequence ATGGCCGAGAAGAAGAAGAAGCAGCAGACGGCGGACGAGATGGAAGCGGAGATCGCGACCCTCCGGGAGCATCTCCCGCAACTCCGGGCGGAGAACGATGCGTTCCGCGAGAAAATCTACGATTTGGAGGAACAGAGAAGCATCCTCGCCAAGGAGGCGATGGAGGATGACGAGCAGAGGGAGCGTGTCGCCGACATCCTCGACAGGTTGCGAATGCCGGATCCGATCGATCACCTGCGCCTCCTCGCGGCCATCGCCGACCTGCGTGGCAGCGTTGTCGATGTGCCTGCGTTCCTGAAAGAGGTGGACGCGGGGTTGCACCCGGGATCTGCCGAGCAGAAGTACGACGTGATCTTGCAGATGGTGGGCGAAAGGAAGATCAACGTCATCAAGGAGATCCGGGAGTTGACCGGCCTGGGGCTGAAGGACTCCAAAGACCTCACCGACTGCGCCCCTTCGACGGTGATGATGGGCGTGTCGAAGGAGGAGGCGGATCGGGCGGTGAGGCTCCTGGCCGAGGCCGGGGCCACGGCGTCCATCAGGTGA
- a CDS encoding glycosyltransferase, with the protein MRLSVSMIVRGEESCLSACLASVAGADELVVVDTSLPGDPPDRTREIALDAGARVFSFPWRDDFAAARNYALAQCTGDWVLVIDADEVLEPGGIDKLRGVIADVSARPVFFASDVRRTISFRTVAKSSGQEHRSVRAFRRCPEVYWQGAIHNHLSALAEYESDVVVTYGYSEAHKNDPDRALRILEKEMARDPTLVREAYYLAREYWYRRKYETAVRWYDDYLSRAKWAPEIADACLMKARCLWMLRRGQEARQSCLQAIGINPNFGEALRFMGEMSWEKNRKRWNEIAETASNEGVLFVRAPQVLDAGISG; encoded by the coding sequence ATGCGGCTGAGCGTGAGCATGATCGTCCGGGGCGAGGAGTCCTGTCTCTCTGCGTGCCTGGCCTCGGTGGCTGGGGCGGACGAGCTGGTGGTCGTGGACACGAGCCTACCGGGGGATCCGCCAGACCGAACGCGGGAGATTGCGCTGGACGCAGGCGCACGGGTGTTCTCCTTCCCATGGCGTGACGATTTCGCGGCGGCGCGGAACTACGCGCTGGCCCAGTGCACAGGGGACTGGGTGCTCGTGATCGACGCAGACGAGGTGCTAGAACCGGGTGGTATAGATAAGTTAAGAGGTGTAATTGCAGACGTCAGTGCTCGTCCGGTCTTCTTCGCTAGCGACGTGCGTAGAACCATCAGTTTCCGAACCGTGGCGAAATCGTCGGGGCAGGAACATCGATCCGTCCGAGCCTTCCGGCGTTGCCCCGAGGTGTACTGGCAGGGGGCGATTCACAACCACCTGAGCGCGCTGGCTGAATACGAGAGCGATGTCGTGGTCACCTACGGCTACAGCGAGGCGCACAAGAACGACCCGGATAGGGCGTTGCGGATCTTGGAGAAGGAGATGGCGCGCGATCCGACTCTCGTGCGCGAGGCGTACTACCTGGCCAGGGAGTACTGGTACAGGCGGAAGTACGAGACGGCCGTGCGCTGGTACGACGACTACCTGTCTAGGGCCAAGTGGGCGCCGGAGATCGCGGACGCGTGTCTGATGAAAGCCCGGTGCCTGTGGATGCTCCGACGCGGGCAGGAGGCGCGGCAGAGTTGCCTCCAGGCCATTGGGATCAACCCAAACTTCGGTGAGGCGCTGCGGTTCATGGGCGAGATGTCGTGGGAGAAGAACCGGAAGCGGTGGAACGAGATCGCTGAGACGGCGTCCAACGAGGGCGTGCTGTTCGTGCGCGCACCCCAGGTTCTTGACGCAGGCATAAGTGGGTGA
- the nadE gene encoding NAD(+) synthase — protein sequence MQAGAGTRGCVTMGDVDALCGWLREHLLSGLHRAVVGISGGVDSSVVAALCVRAVGRDHTVLVRMPCGADPDVRWTNTLVKHLGCTADALPVNIRSAYEAMEKELRFATGDPLLNALTCGNMQARLRMVALYAVANHRGGLVVGTTNAAEAYIGYATKYGDHGVDLEPLLAFDKGEVRQLGRLLGLPEALVDRPPTAGLWIGQTDQEELGGILGTSNVYGAIDAYLRGEAIEVEVARKIDELHTVSAHKRCVPPHFRREPA from the coding sequence ATGCAAGCAGGCGCTGGGACTCGTGGGTGCGTGACGATGGGCGACGTGGATGCCCTGTGCGGCTGGCTGCGGGAGCATCTGCTAAGCGGCCTACACCGCGCCGTGGTGGGCATCAGCGGGGGGGTGGACTCCTCCGTGGTGGCTGCGTTGTGTGTGCGCGCGGTAGGCCGCGATCACACGGTCCTGGTCCGGATGCCGTGTGGGGCCGACCCGGATGTGCGGTGGACGAACACGCTGGTGAAGCACCTGGGGTGCACCGCGGACGCGCTCCCGGTGAACATCCGCAGCGCATACGAGGCGATGGAGAAGGAGCTGCGCTTCGCAACAGGTGATCCCCTGCTGAACGCGTTGACCTGCGGCAACATGCAGGCGCGCCTGCGCATGGTGGCCCTCTACGCGGTGGCGAACCACCGTGGTGGCCTCGTGGTGGGCACGACCAACGCGGCCGAGGCGTACATTGGGTACGCCACGAAGTACGGCGATCACGGGGTGGACCTGGAGCCGCTCCTCGCGTTCGACAAGGGCGAGGTGCGCCAGCTGGGGCGGCTGCTTGGGCTGCCGGAGGCGCTGGTAGATCGTCCCCCGACGGCTGGCCTCTGGATCGGCCAGACCGACCAAGAAGAGTTGGGGGGCATCCTGGGAACGTCCAACGTGTACGGCGCCATCGACGCCTACCTGCGCGGGGAGGCCATCGAGGTGGAGGTGGCGCGGAAGATCGACGAGTTGCACACGGTGAGCGCGCACAAGCGTTGCGTGCCGCCGCATTTCCGGCGGGAGCCGGCCTGA
- a CDS encoding metallophosphoesterase, translating to MRIIHISDLHIRGNNKDNAVVREKLAGILDMFTAGDVVVATGDITDDGKEDQYAKAEVLLAPFTGRLMLVPGNHDFGRLGNFYSADCVRRFATLRVALAAETNWMFRVDGFPVGQIIGLDTCLRTGSIVDFAQGRVGFWQRTRLRWKLDEMKKHRAVSVVALHHNPYYTDWFCRLKDAKEFFEVVLGRADIVLMGHEHKERYTWYPSGLPEAQAQTRLYAAGALFREKTEPLVIQVVPPDRRGGSR from the coding sequence ATGCGCATCATCCACATCAGCGACCTGCACATCCGCGGCAATAACAAGGACAACGCCGTGGTGCGCGAGAAGCTCGCTGGCATCCTGGATATGTTCACGGCGGGCGACGTGGTGGTGGCGACCGGCGACATCACGGACGACGGCAAGGAGGATCAGTACGCCAAGGCGGAAGTGCTCCTCGCGCCGTTCACGGGGCGCCTGATGCTGGTTCCCGGGAACCACGACTTCGGGCGGCTGGGCAACTTCTACAGCGCGGACTGCGTGCGGCGGTTCGCCACGCTGCGGGTGGCGCTGGCTGCCGAGACGAACTGGATGTTCCGCGTGGATGGCTTCCCTGTGGGGCAGATCATTGGCCTCGACACCTGTCTGCGGACCGGCAGCATCGTGGACTTCGCGCAGGGCCGCGTGGGGTTCTGGCAGCGCACCAGGCTGAGGTGGAAGCTGGATGAGATGAAGAAGCACCGGGCGGTGAGCGTGGTGGCCCTGCACCACAACCCGTACTACACCGACTGGTTCTGCCGGTTGAAGGACGCGAAGGAGTTCTTCGAGGTGGTCCTGGGGCGGGCCGACATCGTGCTGATGGGCCACGAGCACAAGGAGCGCTACACGTGGTACCCCAGTGGGTTGCCGGAGGCGCAGGCGCAGACGCGGCTGTACGCGGCTGGGGCCTTGTTCCGCGAGAAGACGGAGCCGCTTGTGATCCAGGTCGTCCCGCCAGATCGGCGAGGAGGATCGAGGTGA
- a CDS encoding DNA N-6-adenine-methyltransferase produces the protein MDLLRALQPEFLFDLDVAASADNAVVPYYLDADLDGLARPWFGVGQARVVPVHREGYGADQDCCTPLCSQTVWCNPGFSGMERWVQKAIAEVGREPRSTAVLVGLVAPSTAWWRAAVAAGAEIRLLSPRVQFVAPPGIKQTSNPRESALFIFRSPPIGSLRPAHIWTWRWKED, from the coding sequence ATCGATCTGCTGCGGGCTCTACAGCCCGAGTTCTTGTTCGACCTGGATGTGGCTGCGAGCGCGGACAACGCTGTGGTTCCGTACTACCTCGACGCGGATTTGGATGGCCTGGCGCGGCCGTGGTTCGGCGTGGGCCAGGCGCGGGTGGTCCCGGTCCATCGGGAGGGCTACGGGGCGGACCAGGACTGCTGCACGCCCCTGTGTTCCCAGACGGTGTGGTGCAACCCGGGCTTTAGCGGGATGGAGCGGTGGGTGCAGAAGGCCATTGCGGAGGTGGGTCGGGAACCACGGTCCACGGCGGTGCTGGTGGGCCTCGTGGCTCCCTCGACGGCGTGGTGGCGGGCGGCGGTGGCGGCCGGCGCCGAGATTCGGCTGCTGTCGCCGCGCGTGCAGTTCGTGGCGCCCCCCGGTATCAAGCAGACGAGCAACCCGCGCGAGAGCGCGCTGTTCATCTTCCGATCGCCCCCGATCGGGAGCCTGCGGCCGGCCCACATCTGGACCTGGCGTTGGAAGGAAGACTGA
- the pncB gene encoding nicotinate phosphoribosyltransferase, giving the protein MHLLDTDLYKFSMQQAIGQHYPQAEAEYELIVRTPVAWPAAFAQLRSWIDEELVAAPALTESEVDGLGRVLPVQPWYRSFLARYRFDPSEIVECSLDEERRLRLIVRGPWLRTVLWEVPLMALISERYHLLSHGGSLPARDADVVNRAAAKGLLIRRDQLPVVEGGTRRRFSREIHQRVLAALNIPTSNVGMALEMGLPCVGTVAHEWTMYHGAILGYEEATAIALDRWVETYRGALGIGLLDTYTTPVFLRAFNGLRARIYDGVRQDSGDPLLCAQQVIAHYERLGIDPRSKVMVFSDGLGLDDVQAIRSAMEGRIGARFLLGTSLTCDVPGVRPLNMVIKMTRARAWPTNPWRPAVKLSDVPTKHSGDPEEVERCKQALGLVGA; this is encoded by the coding sequence ATGCACTTGCTCGATACCGACCTCTACAAGTTTTCGATGCAGCAAGCCATCGGGCAGCACTACCCCCAGGCGGAGGCGGAGTACGAGCTGATCGTGCGGACGCCTGTGGCGTGGCCTGCCGCCTTTGCCCAGCTGCGCAGCTGGATCGATGAGGAGCTGGTCGCGGCTCCAGCGCTCACCGAGTCCGAGGTTGACGGCCTGGGGCGCGTCCTGCCGGTGCAGCCGTGGTACCGCTCCTTCTTGGCGCGCTACCGCTTCGACCCGTCCGAGATCGTGGAGTGCAGCTTGGACGAGGAGCGCCGTCTGCGTCTGATCGTGCGCGGTCCATGGCTGCGCACCGTGCTCTGGGAGGTTCCGCTGATGGCGCTGATCTCCGAGCGCTACCACCTGCTGTCGCACGGGGGCAGCCTGCCCGCCCGCGACGCGGACGTAGTGAACCGGGCGGCGGCCAAGGGCTTGCTCATCCGCCGGGATCAACTGCCGGTGGTCGAGGGCGGCACGCGGCGCCGCTTCTCGCGGGAGATACACCAGCGGGTCCTCGCGGCCCTGAACATCCCCACCAGCAACGTGGGCATGGCACTGGAGATGGGGCTCCCCTGCGTGGGCACCGTGGCGCACGAGTGGACCATGTACCATGGCGCAATCCTCGGCTACGAGGAGGCGACGGCGATCGCGCTCGACCGCTGGGTGGAGACCTACCGGGGAGCGCTCGGGATCGGGCTCCTGGACACCTACACGACGCCGGTGTTCTTGCGGGCCTTCAACGGGCTCCGGGCGCGGATCTACGACGGCGTGCGGCAGGACTCTGGGGATCCGCTCCTGTGCGCGCAGCAGGTGATCGCCCACTACGAGCGGCTCGGCATCGACCCACGGTCGAAGGTCATGGTCTTCTCCGACGGCCTGGGCCTGGACGACGTCCAGGCGATTCGGTCAGCGATGGAGGGACGCATCGGGGCGCGGTTCCTCCTTGGCACGTCGCTGACCTGCGACGTCCCGGGGGTGCGGCCCCTCAACATGGTTATCAAGATGACGCGGGCGCGGGCGTGGCCGACCAATCCGTGGCGCCCCGCGGTCAAGCTGTCCGATGTGCCCACGAAGCACTCGGGAGATCCAGAGGAGGTGGAGCGATGCAAGCAGGCGCTGGGACTCGTGGGTGCGTGA
- a CDS encoding KTSC domain-containing protein: protein MVRVESSTIHEIGYADEARMLFVRFRARGPGRKAHPGWLYRYVKVPRTVWTRMQRASSHGQYLADHVKGKYGYAMWTGHAWRPEAVLKVMAAQAKRKRAKERQSR, encoded by the coding sequence ATGGTTCGAGTTGAGAGCAGCACGATCCATGAGATCGGGTACGCGGACGAGGCGCGGATGCTGTTCGTGCGGTTCCGCGCGCGCGGGCCCGGGCGCAAGGCGCACCCGGGGTGGCTCTACCGCTACGTCAAGGTGCCCCGCACGGTGTGGACGCGCATGCAGCGCGCGTCCAGCCACGGGCAGTACCTGGCCGACCACGTGAAGGGGAAGTACGGGTACGCCATGTGGACGGGTCACGCGTGGCGCCCCGAGGCCGTCCTGAAGGTCATGGCGGCGCAGGCCAAGCGCAAGCGCGCCAAGGAGCGCCAATCTCGTTGA
- a CDS encoding HD domain-containing protein, with the protein MTQIERAIRFATWKHAGQVDKVGKPYILHPLRVMARVYPAGEAAMCAAVLHDVVEDCGVTRAQLEARFSEEVVEAVMLLSRPAAGTPDRPTHADYVRAIAQSGSWIAVCVKRADLEDNLMRTHELPPEQRGISKRYHQGMRILDGRE; encoded by the coding sequence GTGACGCAGATCGAGCGGGCAATCCGGTTTGCCACGTGGAAGCACGCGGGGCAGGTGGACAAGGTCGGGAAGCCGTACATCCTGCACCCGCTGCGGGTCATGGCCCGCGTCTACCCGGCCGGGGAGGCGGCGATGTGCGCGGCGGTGCTCCACGACGTGGTGGAGGACTGCGGCGTGACGCGCGCGCAGCTGGAGGCGCGCTTTTCGGAAGAGGTGGTCGAGGCGGTGATGTTGCTGTCTCGGCCTGCCGCTGGAACTCCGGATCGGCCGACGCATGCGGACTACGTGCGAGCAATTGCGCAGAGCGGATCGTGGATCGCAGTGTGCGTGAAGCGAGCCGACTTAGAGGATAACCTCATGCGGACGCATGAGCTGCCTCCTGAACAGCGTGGTATCTCGAAGCGTTACCATCAAGGGATGCGGATCCTGGATGGGCGCGAATGA
- a CDS encoding transposase, with translation MRRTIIIALEPANEQLAALTETCDLFTEVFNAVCTGGWQHAEKNGVRLHHAFYRPLKAQHPTLVSDLHVQARVKATEAIRSALALKRKGKKVSCPHSTSCPPRYNLHTFKIDWASRTVRLSTTAGRQTIRFAVPVHAERYAEHPVDTADLVCCEGRWAMHVSVTVPAPAVDPVNDVVGVDLGLAQPAVTSNNQFLGKKAWRSIENRLFKLKRRLQERGTKSAKRHLKKIHKSQARFRRDCDHVLSKKVVQACPAGGTIVLENLTDIRKRARAKSNTEAKRRLHGWSFAQIKIFIAYKAEERGCTVAGVDPRHTSQRCSRCGHTAKNNRRSRAVFKCRKCGFSLHADLNAARNIAAKYQTHVGMPDMGGHPVNVPIAGVGELVHSATCKPPALAGGR, from the coding sequence GTGAGACGGACAATCATCATCGCGCTTGAGCCAGCCAACGAGCAGCTTGCTGCACTCACGGAGACCTGCGACCTGTTCACCGAGGTCTTCAACGCCGTCTGCACAGGCGGGTGGCAACACGCCGAAAAGAACGGGGTCCGCCTCCACCACGCCTTCTACCGGCCCCTCAAGGCCCAGCACCCGACCCTCGTGAGCGACCTGCATGTCCAGGCCCGCGTCAAAGCTACGGAGGCTATCCGAAGCGCGTTGGCCCTCAAACGCAAAGGCAAGAAAGTCTCCTGCCCGCACTCCACCTCTTGCCCCCCGCGCTACAACCTGCACACCTTCAAGATCGACTGGGCTTCCCGCACCGTGCGCCTGTCCACTACGGCGGGGCGCCAGACCATCCGGTTCGCCGTCCCCGTTCACGCGGAGCGGTACGCCGAGCATCCAGTGGACACTGCCGATCTCGTCTGCTGCGAAGGTCGTTGGGCCATGCACGTCTCCGTCACCGTGCCTGCGCCCGCCGTCGATCCCGTCAATGACGTGGTGGGCGTGGACCTCGGGCTGGCCCAGCCAGCCGTCACGTCCAACAACCAGTTCCTGGGCAAAAAGGCATGGCGCTCTATCGAGAACCGGCTCTTCAAGCTGAAGCGCAGGCTGCAAGAACGAGGAACCAAGAGCGCCAAGCGCCATCTCAAAAAGATCCACAAGTCGCAAGCCAGGTTCCGCAGAGATTGCGACCACGTGCTCTCCAAGAAAGTTGTCCAGGCTTGCCCCGCTGGCGGCACGATCGTCTTGGAAAACCTGACCGACATCCGCAAGCGGGCACGGGCCAAGAGCAACACCGAAGCCAAGCGCCGCCTTCACGGGTGGTCCTTCGCGCAGATCAAGATCTTCATCGCGTACAAAGCCGAGGAACGGGGTTGTACGGTGGCCGGGGTCGATCCCCGGCATACCTCGCAACGATGCTCTCGCTGTGGACACACGGCGAAGAACAACCGCCGCTCCCGCGCCGTGTTCAAGTGTCGGAAGTGTGGATTTTCCCTCCACGCCGACTTGAACGCAGCTCGCAACATCGCGGCCAAGTACCAGACCCACGTCGGCATGCCCGATATGGGTGGGCACCCTGTCAACGTGCCTATCGCGGGAGTGGGTGAACTCGTTCATTCAGCTACCTGCAAGCCGCCCGCTTTAGCTGGCGGTCGTTGA
- a CDS encoding radical SAM protein produces MAARDDLIYTPRGRALEYAPLACNLAICCAHACRYCYASAALRVRPEDWPTVRPKLNWRARFEASAAAHRGDPREILFSFATDPLGTAEQAEALGVALEIAERELLQVTVLTKNPLAVVPLFPQLHRCGWSLGTTICFLDEAMRQHWEPHAPPIAERLRALDLARDAGVRTWVSVEPVLDAAEGLRAIDAVRDRTDLVKVGKWNHDARARAISWPEFLAAATRLLEGRAHLFKHDLLEAGRPAPRGK; encoded by the coding sequence ATGGCCGCGCGCGACGATCTCATCTACACGCCCCGGGGGCGCGCCCTGGAGTACGCCCCGCTGGCGTGCAACCTCGCCATCTGCTGTGCCCACGCTTGTCGCTATTGCTATGCGTCTGCCGCTCTTCGCGTGCGCCCCGAGGACTGGCCCACGGTGCGACCGAAGCTAAACTGGCGGGCGCGGTTCGAGGCATCGGCTGCGGCGCACCGCGGCGATCCCCGGGAGATCCTGTTTAGCTTCGCGACCGACCCGCTCGGCACGGCGGAGCAGGCGGAGGCCCTCGGGGTCGCGCTAGAGATCGCCGAGCGTGAGCTGCTCCAGGTCACGGTGCTGACCAAGAACCCGCTGGCTGTGGTACCGCTGTTTCCGCAGCTCCATCGGTGCGGCTGGAGCTTGGGCACCACGATCTGCTTCCTGGACGAGGCGATGCGGCAGCACTGGGAGCCGCATGCGCCGCCCATCGCGGAGCGCCTCCGTGCCCTCGATCTGGCTCGGGACGCGGGCGTGCGGACCTGGGTCAGCGTCGAGCCGGTGCTGGACGCCGCGGAGGGGCTGCGGGCGATCGACGCGGTGCGGGACCGGACCGACCTTGTCAAGGTCGGGAAGTGGAACCACGACGCGCGGGCCCGGGCCATCAGCTGGCCGGAGTTCCTCGCTGCGGCCACGCGGCTCCTGGAGGGGCGCGCGCACCTGTTCAAGCACGACCTGCTGGAGGCGGGACGCCCCGCGCCCCGAGGAAAGTAG